The Streptomyces sp. NBC_01244 genome contains a region encoding:
- a CDS encoding excinuclease ABC subunit UvrA → MHQPTTPHAHDPYVRVRGAREHNLRGVDVDIPRDALTVFTGVSGSGKSSLAFGTLFAEAQRRYFESVAPYARRLIHQIGAPKVDSVTGLPPAVSLEQRRSSPGSRSSVGTVTMLSNSLRMLYSRAGSYPAGAERLDSDAFSPNTAAGACPSCHGLGRVHRTSEELLVPDQDLSIRQGAIAAWPGAWQGKNLRDILEALDHDVDAPWRELPAADREWILFTEEQPVVTVHPVREADRIQRPYQGTYMSAHRYVMRTFADSKSLTLRARAEKFLTDSPCPVCEGRRLRPEALAVTFAGRTIAELAALALTELDGVLATERGGGEAARVLTEDLRSRIGPVTELGLGYLSLDRGAPTLSAGELQRLRLATQLRSGLFGVVYVLDEPSAGLHPADTEALLGVLDRLKEAGNTVFVVEHHLDVVRHADWLVDVGPLAGEHGGRVLHSGPPEALAAVADSATARYLFGTRQAREARSGAVRKATGSVRLSGVERHNLRDLAAEFPLGVFTAVTGVSGSGKSTLVGQVLAREVHGRLAEPEFPVRRLVEVDQKPIGRTPRSNLATYTGLFDVVRRLFTAAPESKARGWKAGRFSFNVPGGRCESCQGEGFVSVELLFLPSTYAPCPECAGARYNSETLEVCYSGLNIAEVLALTVESAASFFAGVPAAARSLGALTDIGLGYLRLGQPATELSGGEAQRIKLATELQRVRRDHTLYLLDEPTTGLHPADVTVLLRQLHGLVDAGHSVVVVEHDMAVVAGADWVIDLGPGGGADGGRVVAAGTPAEVARAAGSRTAAYLARALAAGG, encoded by the coding sequence ATGCACCAGCCCACCACCCCGCACGCCCACGATCCCTACGTCCGCGTCCGCGGCGCCCGGGAGCACAATCTGCGCGGGGTCGACGTGGACATCCCACGGGACGCGCTGACCGTGTTCACCGGGGTCTCCGGCTCCGGCAAGAGCTCGCTGGCCTTCGGCACTCTCTTCGCCGAGGCCCAGCGCCGGTACTTCGAGTCCGTGGCCCCGTACGCCCGCCGCCTGATCCACCAGATCGGTGCGCCGAAGGTCGACTCCGTCACCGGGCTCCCGCCGGCCGTCTCGCTGGAGCAGCGGCGCTCCTCCCCCGGCTCCCGGTCCTCGGTCGGGACGGTGACCATGCTGTCCAACTCCCTGCGGATGCTGTACTCGCGGGCGGGCTCCTACCCTGCGGGCGCCGAGCGCCTGGACTCCGACGCCTTCTCCCCCAACACCGCTGCCGGGGCCTGCCCTTCCTGTCACGGTCTCGGCCGCGTTCACCGCACCAGTGAGGAACTGCTCGTCCCGGACCAGGACCTGTCGATCCGTCAAGGAGCCATCGCGGCCTGGCCGGGCGCGTGGCAGGGCAAGAACCTGCGCGACATCCTGGAGGCCCTCGACCACGACGTGGACGCGCCCTGGCGGGAGCTTCCGGCAGCGGACCGCGAGTGGATCCTTTTCACCGAGGAGCAGCCGGTGGTGACGGTGCATCCGGTACGGGAGGCCGACCGGATCCAACGCCCCTACCAGGGCACGTACATGAGCGCCCACCGGTACGTGATGCGGACCTTCGCCGACAGCAAGAGCCTCACCCTGCGGGCCCGCGCCGAGAAGTTCCTGACCGATTCGCCGTGCCCGGTGTGCGAGGGCAGGCGGCTTCGCCCGGAGGCGCTGGCCGTGACCTTCGCGGGCCGCACGATCGCGGAGCTGGCGGCGCTGGCGCTGACGGAACTGGATGGGGTACTGGCCACCGAGCGCGGCGGCGGCGAGGCCGCCCGCGTGCTCACGGAGGACTTGCGCTCCCGGATCGGCCCGGTCACCGAGCTGGGGCTGGGCTACCTGAGCCTGGACCGCGGAGCCCCGACCCTGTCGGCGGGCGAGCTGCAACGGCTGCGCCTGGCCACGCAGTTGCGTTCGGGGCTGTTCGGGGTGGTGTACGTGCTGGACGAGCCGTCGGCGGGACTGCATCCGGCCGACACGGAGGCGCTGCTCGGCGTACTGGACCGGCTCAAGGAGGCCGGGAACACGGTGTTCGTGGTGGAACACCATCTGGACGTGGTGCGGCACGCGGACTGGCTGGTGGACGTCGGCCCGCTGGCCGGGGAGCACGGCGGACGGGTGCTGCACAGCGGGCCCCCGGAGGCTCTGGCCGCGGTGGCGGACTCGGCGACGGCCCGGTACCTGTTCGGCACCCGGCAGGCTCGGGAAGCACGCTCGGGGGCCGTGCGGAAGGCGACCGGATCCGTCCGGCTCAGCGGTGTGGAGCGGCACAACCTGCGGGACCTGGCGGCGGAGTTCCCGCTCGGGGTGTTCACGGCGGTGACCGGCGTGTCGGGGTCCGGGAAGTCCACGCTGGTGGGCCAGGTGCTCGCACGGGAGGTCCACGGGCGGCTGGCGGAGCCGGAGTTCCCGGTGCGGCGGCTGGTGGAGGTGGACCAGAAGCCGATCGGCCGGACCCCGCGCTCCAACCTGGCCACGTACACGGGGCTGTTCGACGTGGTCCGCCGGCTCTTCACGGCGGCGCCGGAATCGAAGGCGCGGGGCTGGAAGGCGGGCCGCTTCTCCTTCAACGTGCCGGGCGGCCGGTGCGAGTCCTGCCAGGGCGAGGGCTTCGTCTCGGTGGAGCTGCTGTTCCTGCCCAGTACGTACGCCCCTTGCCCGGAGTGCGCGGGGGCCCGGTACAACTCCGAGACCCTGGAGGTCTGTTACTCGGGGCTGAACATCGCGGAGGTGCTCGCCCTGACCGTGGAGTCGGCGGCCTCCTTCTTCGCGGGGGTGCCCGCGGCGGCCCGTAGCCTCGGGGCGCTGACGGACATCGGCCTGGGGTATCTGCGGCTCGGGCAGCCCGCCACGGAGCTGTCGGGCGGCGAGGCGCAGCGCATCAAGCTGGCGACGGAGCTCCAGCGCGTGCGCCGCGACCACACGCTGTACCTGCTGGACGAGCCGACGACGGGACTCCATCCGGCCGATGTCACGGTGCTGCTGCGGCAGTTGCACGGCCTGGTGGACGCAGGACATTCGGTGGTGGTCGTGGAGCACGACATGGCGGTGGTGGCGGGCGCCGACTGGGTCATCGACCTGGGGCCCGGCGGCGGTGCGGACGGCGGCCGGGTGGTGGCCGCGGGCACCCCGGCCGAGGTGGCCCGCGCCGCGGGCAGCCGTACGGCGGCCTATCTGGCGCGGGCCCTCGCGGCGGGCGGGTGA
- a CDS encoding LLM class flavin-dependent oxidoreductase → MIRTLSILDRSRTREGHPAAQALRDTVELARTAERLGYRRFWVSEHHSVPGVAGSAPTVLAAAVAGATTRIRVGTGGVMLPNHQPLVVAEQFGVLESLFPGRIDMGLGRSVGFTGGIRRALGRDTADADRFEEQLAELLGWLDGSQRAHPEVHARPAEGMRIPAYVLATGEGAGIAARAGLPLVVGDLRARARVAEIVTAYRDAFRPSAWGARPYVVASGTVAVAATAEAARRILVPEAWAVAHSRTRGSFPPLRPAEEVEALTMSPKERELYEGALAGHIHGTEEQVAAELSEVAELTGADELLVTTSTYDRTALLDSFGRLARLTDLTGLTGLTEGAGQPGRSGH, encoded by the coding sequence GTGATCCGCACACTCTCGATACTCGACCGGTCCCGCACCCGCGAGGGGCACCCCGCCGCCCAGGCCCTGCGCGACACCGTGGAGCTCGCGCGCACCGCCGAGCGGCTCGGATACCGCAGGTTCTGGGTGTCCGAGCACCACAGCGTGCCCGGGGTCGCCGGATCCGCGCCCACCGTGCTCGCCGCCGCCGTGGCCGGGGCGACCACCCGGATCCGCGTCGGCACCGGCGGCGTGATGCTGCCCAACCACCAGCCCCTGGTCGTCGCGGAACAGTTCGGGGTCCTGGAGTCGCTGTTCCCCGGCCGGATCGACATGGGGCTCGGCCGCTCGGTCGGCTTCACCGGCGGGATCCGCCGCGCCCTCGGGCGGGACACCGCCGACGCCGACCGGTTCGAGGAGCAGCTGGCGGAGCTGCTGGGCTGGCTCGACGGCTCCCAGCGGGCGCACCCCGAGGTGCACGCCCGCCCGGCGGAGGGGATGCGGATCCCGGCCTACGTGCTGGCCACCGGCGAGGGGGCGGGGATCGCCGCCCGCGCCGGGCTGCCCCTGGTCGTCGGGGACCTGCGGGCCCGGGCGAGGGTCGCGGAGATCGTCACGGCGTACCGCGATGCGTTCCGGCCCTCCGCCTGGGGCGCGCGGCCGTACGTCGTGGCGTCCGGGACGGTCGCGGTGGCGGCCACCGCCGAGGCGGCCCGACGGATCCTGGTGCCGGAGGCCTGGGCGGTCGCGCATTCCCGCACCCGGGGCAGCTTCCCGCCGCTCCGCCCGGCCGAGGAGGTCGAGGCCCTCACCATGAGCCCCAAGGAACGGGAGCTGTACGAGGGCGCCCTGGCCGGGCACATCCACGGCACCGAGGAGCAGGTCGCGGCGGAGCTGTCCGAGGTCGCGGAGCTGACCGGGGCGGACGAGCTGCTGGTCACGACGTCCACGTACGACCGGACGGCCCTACTGGACTCCTTCGGCCGGCTCGCCCGGCTCACCGACCTCACTGGGCTCACTGGGCTCACGGAGGGCGCGGGGCAGCCCGGCCGCTCCGGACACTAA
- a CDS encoding S41 family peptidase, which yields MKTRTPEPVARRRLIAAAAAAFLAATGCAGPHRTEGTAMSSGARGYLTAALDVMEGNSLFAADIDWPTVRRGAFARAGGARVPADTYGAVREALRALGDRHSQFMTPQEAEQALSPAPDGSALPEARMLAGSIGYLSLPAVSSDRAAAAYVSQARQAVAEVDGQGARGWIVDLRSNTGGDMWGPLAAVGPILGDGEVGAFVEADGKRTPWTIGNGTPRQYLATWGPATPLAHAAAPAVAVLTSSRTASAAEAVTIAFRGRPDTRSFGQATRGIPTGNDSHALTDGALILLTQAREADRTGRIHDGPLPPDEAVPDDSRDLGSGQDRTLEAAAHWLRGGTAPDRTPGES from the coding sequence ATGAAGACCCGAACCCCGGAGCCCGTGGCCCGCCGCCGGCTGATCGCCGCGGCAGCGGCGGCCTTCCTTGCCGCGACAGGCTGCGCCGGTCCGCACCGGACGGAGGGAACGGCCATGTCGTCGGGAGCGCGCGGATACCTCACCGCCGCACTGGACGTCATGGAGGGCAACTCGCTCTTCGCGGCGGACATCGACTGGCCGACCGTACGCCGCGGGGCCTTCGCCCGAGCGGGAGGCGCGCGGGTCCCCGCCGATACGTACGGGGCGGTCAGGGAGGCGCTGCGGGCGCTGGGCGACCGGCACAGCCAATTCATGACGCCCCAAGAGGCCGAGCAGGCGCTGAGCCCGGCACCGGATGGCTCCGCGCTGCCGGAGGCAAGGATGCTCGCCGGTTCCATCGGATACCTGTCCCTTCCCGCGGTGTCGTCCGACCGCGCCGCCGCGGCCTACGTGAGCCAGGCCCGGCAGGCCGTCGCGGAGGTCGACGGACAGGGGGCCCGCGGGTGGATCGTGGACCTGCGCAGCAACACGGGCGGGGACATGTGGGGACCGCTCGCAGCGGTGGGGCCCATCCTGGGCGACGGGGAGGTCGGAGCGTTCGTGGAGGCCGACGGAAAGCGGACCCCGTGGACGATCGGGAACGGCACGCCGCGCCAGTACCTCGCCACCTGGGGCCCCGCCACCCCGCTGGCCCATGCCGCCGCTCCGGCGGTGGCGGTGCTCACGAGCAGCCGGACCGCGAGCGCGGCCGAGGCCGTCACCATCGCCTTCCGCGGCCGCCCGGACACCCGCAGCTTCGGCCAGGCCACCCGAGGCATCCCCACGGGCAACGACTCCCACGCCCTCACCGACGGCGCCCTCATCCTCCTGACACAGGCCCGGGAGGCCGACCGTACGGGCCGGATCCACGACGGCCCCCTCCCGCCCGACGAAGCGGTCCCGGACGACAGCCGCGACCTCGGCAGCGGCCAGGACCGGACACTCGAAGCCGCGGCCCACTGGCTTCGGGGCGGGACGGCCCCCGACCGGACGCCCGGGGAATCCTGA
- a CDS encoding NUDIX hydrolase, translating into MSGHPLEARVLEAAMRDARRALADYDGTVEWLLRPEAALQGPLATEVWVFDRTLTRVLLVSHRRRGWVPPGGKVDPGETPREAARRELFEETGVRAEPQAVPAAATVRSYRPGWSATAGISYVVVVDQRTRLVPESGQPVAWHRLDEPWQGWFSGDRLRMRQCALRLGGGADSAGP; encoded by the coding sequence GTGAGTGGACATCCCCTAGAGGCGCGCGTCCTCGAAGCCGCGATGCGCGATGCGCGTCGCGCTCTGGCCGACTACGACGGCACCGTGGAGTGGCTGCTCCGCCCCGAGGCCGCCCTGCAAGGCCCGCTCGCCACCGAGGTGTGGGTGTTCGACCGCACTTTGACCCGCGTCTTGCTGGTGAGCCACCGCCGGCGAGGGTGGGTGCCGCCGGGCGGGAAGGTGGACCCCGGCGAGACGCCGCGAGAGGCGGCGCGCCGGGAGCTGTTCGAGGAAACCGGCGTACGGGCGGAACCGCAGGCGGTACCGGCGGCCGCCACGGTCCGCTCGTACCGCCCCGGCTGGTCGGCGACCGCGGGCATTTCCTACGTGGTGGTCGTCGATCAGCGGACGCGGCTGGTGCCTGAAAGCGGCCAGCCCGTTGCCTGGCACCGACTGGACGAGCCGTGGCAGGGATGGTTCTCCGGCGATCGGCTCCGCATGAGGCAGTGCGCCCTCCGGCTCGGAGGCGGCGCCGACTCGGCCGGACCGTGA
- a CDS encoding phosphatase domain-containing protein, whose translation MTETQNRRPLAVFDIDNTLADTAHRQHFLESRPRDWSGFFGAAPADPPLARGIALAVESAADCEVTYLTGRPERCRADTEDWLARNGLPEGRLWMRGNQDRRPARTTKLEVLRRISRGREVRMLVDDDELVCQAARAAGFRVVVADWAADAPELKDAQEGEGRT comes from the coding sequence GTGACCGAGACTCAGAACCGCAGGCCCCTGGCCGTCTTCGACATCGACAACACCCTGGCCGACACCGCCCACCGGCAGCACTTCCTGGAGAGCCGGCCGCGCGACTGGAGCGGGTTCTTCGGTGCGGCTCCGGCCGATCCGCCCCTCGCCCGCGGGATCGCGCTCGCGGTGGAGAGCGCGGCCGATTGCGAGGTCACGTACCTCACCGGACGCCCGGAGCGGTGCCGCGCGGACACCGAGGACTGGCTCGCCCGGAACGGGCTGCCCGAGGGGCGGCTGTGGATGCGCGGGAACCAGGACCGGCGGCCCGCCCGCACGACCAAGCTGGAGGTCCTGCGGCGGATCTCGAGGGGCCGCGAGGTGCGGATGCTGGTGGACGACGACGAGCTGGTGTGCCAGGCGGCGCGCGCGGCGGGCTTCCGGGTGGTCGTGGCGGACTGGGCGGCGGACGCGCCGGAGCTCAAGGACGCGCAGGAGGGGGAGGGGCGCACCTGA
- a CDS encoding dodecin, whose product MSNHTYRVTEIVGTSHEGIDAAIRNGIARAGETLHNLDWLEVVQIRGHIENGEIAHYQVGIKVGFRLDGEA is encoded by the coding sequence ATGTCCAATCACACGTACCGGGTGACCGAGATCGTGGGCACGTCCCACGAGGGCATCGACGCGGCCATCCGCAACGGCATCGCCCGTGCGGGCGAGACGCTGCACAATCTGGATTGGCTTGAAGTCGTCCAAATCAGGGGCCACATCGAGAACGGCGAGATCGCGCACTACCAGGTGGGGATCAAGGTCGGCTTCCGTCTCGACGGCGAGGCCTGA
- a CDS encoding extracellular solute-binding protein, producing MKMRFLAVSTALAAVTALTGCSLAGSGGGTEKVTLWLMKGSASDDFIGQFTNTFEKEHPGVDLEVKIQEWKGIGDKVNAVLSGKSEESADVIEVGNTQVAQYVEGGGVSELTLEALREWDGKDWLKGLSEPGKVNGAQFGVPWYAANRVVIYNKDLFASAGVKAPIKTRQEWIQATQKLDKGAQQGIYLAGQNWYVLAGFVWDEGGELAVESSGQWHGTLDEEKALAGMEFYKQLQALGDGPKDADEETPPQSDVFARGGIAQIIAPPGQAAAIEAANPDLKGKLGFFPIPGKTADKVGSVLTGGSDLIIPEKTKQRRHAVDVITALVSEKWQTELARTMSYVPNKTTLAHVVQGNDGATAMAPGAAQGRATPQSPRWAEVEAENPIKPFMTAVLTGQDPQKAAKAASDTLSKVLSSDR from the coding sequence GTGAAGATGCGCTTCCTTGCCGTGTCCACCGCTCTCGCGGCCGTGACCGCCCTCACCGGCTGCAGCCTCGCCGGGTCGGGCGGAGGTACGGAGAAGGTGACGCTCTGGCTGATGAAGGGCAGCGCCTCCGACGATTTCATAGGTCAGTTCACCAACACCTTCGAGAAGGAACACCCGGGCGTGGACCTCGAAGTGAAGATCCAGGAGTGGAAGGGGATCGGCGACAAGGTCAACGCCGTCCTGTCCGGCAAGAGCGAGGAGAGCGCCGACGTCATCGAGGTCGGCAACACCCAGGTCGCCCAGTACGTCGAGGGCGGCGGGGTCTCCGAACTCACCCTGGAAGCCCTGCGCGAGTGGGACGGCAAGGACTGGCTGAAGGGTCTCTCCGAACCCGGCAAGGTCAACGGCGCCCAGTTCGGCGTCCCGTGGTACGCCGCCAACCGCGTCGTGATCTACAACAAGGACCTCTTCGCGAGCGCCGGGGTCAAGGCACCGATCAAGACCCGCCAGGAATGGATCCAGGCCACGCAGAAGCTCGACAAGGGCGCCCAGCAGGGCATTTACCTCGCCGGGCAGAACTGGTACGTCCTCGCCGGGTTCGTCTGGGACGAGGGCGGCGAGCTCGCGGTCGAGAGCAGCGGCCAGTGGCACGGCACCCTCGACGAGGAGAAGGCCCTGGCCGGAATGGAGTTCTACAAGCAGCTTCAGGCCCTCGGCGACGGCCCCAAGGACGCCGACGAGGAAACGCCCCCGCAGTCCGACGTCTTCGCCCGCGGCGGGATCGCCCAGATCATCGCCCCGCCCGGCCAGGCCGCCGCCATCGAGGCCGCGAACCCGGACCTCAAGGGCAAGCTCGGCTTCTTCCCGATCCCCGGCAAGACCGCCGACAAGGTGGGCTCGGTCCTCACCGGCGGCTCGGACCTGATCATCCCCGAGAAGACGAAGCAGCGTAGACACGCCGTCGACGTGATCACGGCCCTGGTCAGCGAGAAGTGGCAGACCGAGCTCGCCCGCACGATGAGCTACGTACCCAACAAGACCACCCTCGCGCACGTGGTCCAGGGCAACGACGGCGCCACGGCGATGGCCCCCGGCGCCGCCCAGGGCCGCGCCACCCCGCAGTCCCCCCGCTGGGCCGAGGTGGAGGCCGAGAACCCGATCAAGCCGTTCATGACGGCCGTCCTCACCGGCCAGGACCCGCAGAAGGCGGCCAAGGCGGCCTCCGACACCCTGAGCAAGGTCCTCAGCTCCGACCGCTGA
- a CDS encoding GNAT family N-acyltransferase, producing the protein MTIAPLSPSIVPPAVAPVSAFTSSSAPTPHAEETPAPHYAVRLARNEDEVRAAQRLRHQVFAGELGARLDGPEPGLDSDAFDAYCDHLLVVDEETEQVVGTYRLLPPERAAVAGRLYSEGEFDLSALAPIRPDLVEVGRSCVHPDHRNGAVIALIWAGLARYMDRSGHNWLAGCCSIPLSDGGVLAASTRENVLTRSLAPVEYRVTPHLPWNPEGIDFPGRMELPPLLRGYLRLGAWVCGEPALDAEFGCADLYVLLSLRRTNPRYLKHFLSLAPAA; encoded by the coding sequence ATGACCATCGCCCCCCTGTCCCCGTCCATCGTTCCCCCCGCGGTCGCCCCCGTCTCCGCCTTCACCTCTTCCTCGGCGCCCACCCCGCACGCCGAGGAAACCCCCGCGCCCCACTACGCCGTCCGCCTCGCCCGCAACGAGGACGAGGTGCGCGCCGCCCAGCGGCTGCGCCACCAGGTCTTCGCCGGCGAGCTCGGCGCCCGTCTCGACGGACCGGAGCCGGGCCTGGACTCCGACGCCTTCGACGCCTACTGCGACCACCTCCTCGTCGTGGACGAGGAGACCGAGCAGGTCGTCGGCACCTACCGCCTACTGCCCCCCGAACGCGCCGCCGTCGCCGGACGCCTCTACTCCGAGGGCGAGTTCGACCTCTCCGCCCTCGCTCCCATCCGCCCCGACCTCGTCGAGGTCGGCCGCTCCTGCGTCCACCCCGACCACCGCAACGGCGCCGTCATCGCCCTCATCTGGGCGGGCCTCGCCCGCTACATGGACCGCTCCGGGCACAACTGGCTCGCCGGCTGCTGCTCCATACCGCTCTCCGACGGCGGGGTGCTGGCCGCCTCCACCCGGGAGAACGTCCTCACCCGCAGCCTCGCCCCCGTCGAGTACCGGGTCACCCCGCACCTCCCCTGGAACCCCGAAGGCATCGACTTCCCCGGCCGGATGGAACTGCCCCCGCTGTTGCGCGGCTACCTGCGCCTGGGCGCCTGGGTCTGCGGCGAGCCCGCCCTCGACGCCGAGTTCGGCTGCGCCGACCTGTACGTCTTGCTCTCCCTGCGGCGCACCAACCCCCGCTACCTCAAGCACTTCCTCTCGCTCGCCCCGGCCGCATGA
- the egtD gene encoding L-histidine N(alpha)-methyltransferase, producing the protein MNDFQLQLTRTLDEHAAEAALRTDVRDGLTRSPKSLPPKWFYDARGSELFEEITRLPEYYPTRAEREILLERAREIASVSGARTLVELGSGSSEKTRHLIEALPALDTYVPVDVSESALTGAAKVLLEEHPGLRVHALLADFTRALRLPESPGPRLVVFLGGTIGNLLPPERAVFLADVRAMLSPGDALLMGTDLVKDPAVLVSAYDDAQGVTAEFNRNVLSVVNRELGADFHTADFEHVAVWNREHEWIEMRLRARGPVVVKVRALDLEVPFEAGEEILTEISAKFRQEGVRRELASAGLELTHWWTDAAGRFALSLSVADGIGADGWEGTPGSSGGVAGRDAGTGSAGSASTAA; encoded by the coding sequence GTGAACGACTTCCAGCTCCAGCTGACCCGCACGCTCGACGAGCACGCCGCCGAGGCGGCGCTGCGCACGGATGTGCGCGACGGGCTGACCCGGTCCCCCAAGTCGCTGCCGCCCAAGTGGTTCTACGATGCCCGGGGCAGTGAACTCTTCGAGGAGATAACCAGGTTGCCCGAGTACTACCCGACGCGCGCCGAGCGGGAGATCCTGCTCGAACGGGCCCGGGAGATCGCCTCGGTCAGCGGGGCCCGCACCTTGGTGGAGCTGGGTTCCGGTTCCTCGGAGAAGACCCGGCACCTGATCGAGGCGCTGCCCGCGCTGGACACGTACGTGCCGGTGGACGTGAGCGAGAGCGCGCTGACGGGGGCGGCGAAGGTCCTGCTGGAGGAGCATCCGGGGCTGCGCGTGCACGCGTTGCTCGCCGATTTCACCCGGGCGCTGCGACTGCCGGAGTCCCCCGGGCCGCGGCTTGTGGTGTTCCTGGGCGGCACGATCGGGAACCTGCTGCCGCCGGAGCGGGCCGTGTTCCTGGCCGACGTACGGGCGATGCTGTCACCCGGGGACGCCCTGCTGATGGGGACGGACCTGGTGAAGGACCCGGCCGTCCTGGTGTCGGCGTACGACGATGCGCAGGGGGTGACCGCCGAGTTCAACAGGAACGTGCTGTCCGTGGTGAACCGGGAGTTGGGCGCGGATTTCCACACCGCCGACTTCGAGCACGTGGCGGTGTGGAACCGGGAGCACGAGTGGATCGAGATGCGGCTGCGGGCCCGCGGGCCGGTGGTGGTGAAGGTCCGGGCGCTGGATCTGGAGGTGCCCTTCGAAGCGGGTGAGGAGATCCTGACGGAGATCTCGGCGAAGTTCCGTCAGGAGGGGGTCCGCAGGGAACTCGCCTCGGCGGGACTGGAGTTGACCCATTGGTGGACGGATGCGGCGGGCCGCTTCGCCCTGTCGCTGTCGGTGGCGGACGGTATCGGCGCCGATGGCTGGGAGGGGACGCCGGGCAGCAGCGGCGGCGTCGCCGGCCGAGACGCGGGTACCGGTTCGGCGGGTTCGGCGAGCACGGCGGCCTGA